A window of Saimiri boliviensis isolate mSaiBol1 chromosome 1, mSaiBol1.pri, whole genome shotgun sequence genomic DNA:
GTAATTTAGAAAAGTTACATCAACTTGAACATCATCTATGAGCTTAGGGAAAAATTACGCAAATTAcagatgattatttatttatttatttatttatttatttttagaaatggggtctcgctctgccacccaggctgaagtgcagtggtgcaagcatagctcactgtaaccgcaaactcctggctcaagcaatcctcccgcctcagcatcctgaatagttgggaatacaggtgtgtgctaccacgccttgcttattttttattttttgtatatataaggtctttctctgctgccaaggctgatcccaaacttttggcctcaagcaatcctcctgccttggactcccaaagtgctaggattacaggtgtgagcccctgcacacAGCCACAAATTATTCCGATCTGGTTAATGATGCCGTTATATTTATTCACCCTACTTTACTGAAAACCAAGAAGATGGCATTTCTTTATAGATATCATATGATTCTATAGTCTTGTTTGGGTACCCAAGAACAAAATCATATAGAAATAGGTTACTTCAAACCCTTTGGAAATATCTATTGCACAATCATAGGTTCAGTTTTAAGAGCTCACTATGGAAATGTCATTTTTCTACGTCTTTAAGGATTATCTCATGATATATTCACCCCTGAGATAAgttgttattattcccattttacaacaGGGAAAACCAAGACCCAGAGACGTTAGGtaacctgcccaaagtcacacagtctGAGAGTCCCGTGTTATGTTTTGCTCCTGCATTGCTAGAAACCACTCATTGCAAATAATCCTATTCTGTCCTCTGGGGACAACAGGATCCCTGAAGGTAAGAGAGGGGCATCTCTTCCAAACCTGTGCTGCTCTGGAATTCTCCTGGATTCAGAGGCACAATCCCTACCCCAACTTGGCATGATTCAATCCTGTATGGCTTCCAGCCGCTGAACTTTGCCGCCAGCTGGTTCAGGAAAGCCAGCTTGGCACTGGATCTTAAGTCTTTGCAGCTGAATCATTATCCAGGAAAGCACATGACTGACCAGAAGTGAACAGGGCACGGGTGGTCTCCTGAGCACTTACGTACATCTGGGAGGAGCATGCggacacatacacagatacacgCATGCAgagtacatacacatacacacacagaatgcacatatacacacgtatGCAAAATACGTGGATAAATTACACACActcatacaaacacacatgcacactctacacacacaatgcacacacatgcacagtacacaatacacacatatacacatacacataacacatgcacacatgcaccgCACACATACTCACATATACACTACATATACacagtgcacacacatgcacagtacACACATataacacatgcatacatacactacacacatacatatacactacacaatgcacacacatgtgcagtacacacacatgcatacacacatacacatgcatacatacactacatgcatacacacatatgcactacACATACACCAATGCACACATATGAacagtacacacatacacatatatacacaacacgcacacacatacactacacaTACAATGCACACACGTacagtacacacacatacacagaaacacacatacatacactacACACTACATATacaatacacacatgcacagtacgcacatacacatgcatacacacatacacataaacatacatgaCACACATCTACACACTACACATATTCACAATGCACATATGcacagcacacacatacacatattgcacacatatgcataaacacatgcatacattcaccacacacactacacccatacacacaatgcacacacacactacatgcatacatacacacaatacacacacatacaccatgccTTCCTGGAGCCTGTTATTCAGCCTCAAGCTGGAAATTCCCAGTCATTcgtttctgtgtttttctgtctgGCCTCACCCTTTTGGGGAATGTACAGAGGACacgagggagggagaggggactCAACAGCAAAGATCAGAGGGTGAGAAGTTCAGGGCAGCTAACTCCCGAGGGGGCCTTCGAACGTTGCCCGGTGGGGGGCCTGTGGTCTGGTACAGTGGGCTCCAAAACTTTGGCCAGGCATCAAATCCCCTAATTTGGAGGCAGTGCAGTGTGgactgaggaagaggagagggaaggaggctgCGGTGGGGGTGGAAGGGTGGTGCAATTGGAAGGGTCGACTCCCACGCCTGGAGCCTGAACTCAGCAGGTCAGAAGTGGGGCTCAGGAGCCTGTACTTTTGAGACTGTATCTCACACTTTTCTTTGTAATGCTAAGGCTGAGTTCTGGGGAAAGACCTTGAGTTCTATCCCGTCTCTGCTGCTTGCAAGCTATGTCACCCCGAGCAAGTCACATGTCCCCacagcctttctctctctccctctttctctctctctctctctctctccctttctcctgtttcttttcttttctgtttgtttgttttgaggcagggtcttgctctttgctctcttgtccaggctggaaggcacaggcataatcatggctcactacagcctcaacctccctccctggggtcaggtgatcctcccacctcagcctcccaagtaacagggactacaggtgtacaacaccacacctggctaattttgaatttttatagagatagggtttcaccgtgttgcccaagctggtggtCTCTAATTCCTAGGCGcaaatctgcctgcctcagtctcccaaagtgctggattacaggcatgcgccaccacgcccaatgtGAGACCCTTGCTTTCATCGTCAGTAAGATGGGAATCGCTGTACATAATTTCATGCATTGCCTGGTACATGGGAAACATTACATGAACAATGCCTACTGTTACTATATAGCTAATGTTATATAAAAATGGCCCCCTCCAAACTCTGCATTAATTGTGAGAAGGCTTCAACTAACAGCTCTGAAactgaaagaggaaataaaactaCACAAACACTCCGGGGTCCCTGGGGAACTGCACTGGACTGAGCCGGAATGCAACCTCTCCCACTCCTGCTTCTCATCCTGAGCCTGCTGAGAAGGTCGCAATCTTACCTAAGAATGTGATGAAAAGATAAGAGACACGTTTTTTCATTTCAAAGCTTCTGTTGGTGTCTCGTGTTGCTGGTGGGTGGTGTGCAGGGAGAGTTTGGGAGCTGGACCCAGGCCTGCGGTAGGCGGAGCTCCTTcctgggggtgggaaggggcGAAAACTGTACAAGCCTGAGTTTGGGGCAGAGCAGGGGAAGCTCACTGCAGAGAGGAGAGCCAGTATCTACAGCACTGCACGGAGGCAGATTGATTTCTGCAAGCCCGAATCTCTGTGAGGTTTAGCAGGTAGTGAAACAAGGGCGGCCAGCAGGGTACGAGAGAAAGCATGTGCCTGTCATGGTGTGGCTTTCCTTGacctacttttttttgagacggagtctcactgtcgcctgggctggagtgcagtggcatgacctcggctcactgcagcctctgcctctcaggttcaagtcattctcctgcctcagtctcccaagtaggtgggattacgggggcatgctggctaatttttgtatttttaatagagatgtggtttcaccatgttggccaggctggcctcaaactctgacTTCAAGTGCtccgaccaccttggcctcccaaagtgctgggattacaggcgtgagccaccacgcccagcccttgaCCTACTTTTGATGGAAACTTGGGCTCAGATAAAAATATCCTCACtataagaaaaacaagagaagggCAGTGACAAATGGTTAACTGATGTGGGCACAAGGTCTAGgggatccaggaggtggagaggatGGTAGGAAACGGGAGGGCTGACCCGAGCCTGCTCTATCTCAAATGGCAGCTGCTGCCTGGACCAGCCCACTGTCACCCTGGAGGTGCACGGGCCAGTGGTGAATATGAATCTTCTGAATCATCTGACGGAGCATAGGAAAGTGAGTTTATGTGTGcaatttcctgatttttcaatgttgcctctaattttttaaaaattggtatcttagcctgtcatggtggctcacacttgtaatcccagcactttgggagtctgaggcgggcggattacgaggtggtcaggagtttgagaccagcctgtccaatatggtaaaaccccatttctactaaaaaatacaaaaattaaccaggtatggtggcacacacctatagtcccagctactctggaggctgaggcaggagaatcgcttgaacccaggagatggaggttgcagtgagacgacatggtgccactacactccaacctgggtgacagagtgactaaacactccatcttaaaaaaaaaattgcatcttaGATTCATGTAGACATTGAGTCTAAGACATACCATTGGTCATGTAGACATACCAATCTATTGATGGTAAGATGTTCTGATATTTAATAAACTACTGATAAAAAGAAGCCTGACAATTTAGCTACAACAAGCTATGGATTACAAAATGAATCTCAATTGCAAACATGTCACAGTGTGAAAAGGATGCATCTTAATATCCATGAAATACTGGATATCAATAGGCTGGACTTGGTCTGACAGGCTTGTGCAGTTTCCAACCTGCGCAACTGTACACAGCAGCTCTTATGTAGCCCCTGAGGACTCTGAAGGGCTTAGGGGCCACCAGGAGGCTCACATTTGGGTCACATCTGTGAACTTCCAAGTCCCTTAAGTAGTAATCCCTCTTTGATCTTCATCTGAACCAGGAAGGTTGCAAAGAGGAAAGTATGGGCCAGTTTCCTTCCTCCCATGGGGACTAGTTCACTGACAGCGGTGGTCCCAGGGACCCGGGCATGGTAGTTCAGCAGGCATGGGGCAGGGCTTCAGAGGGATTCTGATCCTGCCAGATTAAGAGAGGCCTCACACCCACATTTATacaggcccagagaggagagGGCCCTGGCCCAACATCAGACAGCTGAGTGGAACAGAGCCGAGCCAAGGGCCCGGCCCTCCTCACTCCGATCCTGGTGCTTCTCCTCCTGATGACTGTAAAAATCTCTgcctggagaatcgcttgaacccaggaggcagaggttgcagtgagctgagatggtgccattggactccagcctgggtgacagtgcgagactccatctcaaaaaaaaaaaaaaaaatctctgcccttCTGCCCCAGGTGAACTGAAGGCAGGGGTCTCCAGGGCTGAAAGTGGTCTTGGCCCTCCCCAGCTCCTTACCCCCTGAAGCCCTGGTTGCTGGACTTGTCCCAGAGAAATAACCTGCATTGATTCacaagacttttaaattttattagtaaAATACAAAACGACACAGACATTGGTGATGAGGGTTGGAAAAGTCAAAGGATCAATCCACCCTTTCCAAAGTCTTCCTACATCATCGTCATCCATGTCACGCTTGGAGAAACTAACAATGTCCATGGAAGGGGGACCAGCTGTCCCCAGCAGCTTCCTCACAAAGGAGGCGGGGCCCCATCAGCGAGTGCCCCACCCCTGGAAGGCTCTCCCAGCCTGGAAGAGCCAGAACAAAGTGCATTGGACCCACTGTCACCCTCTCTGAGCTGCCAGAGTGAGCCCACTTGAGCCATTCCCTGAGCTTCCTGAATATATTGCGCCATGCTCAGCAAGGGAGCGCAGAGGCCGGGTGGGCAGGACCGCACAGCTTCCTGCTCTCTGTGAACCAGGGCCACGTTTCCTTCCTCCAACCACCCATCTGCGAAGGAGTGTTCCTGGCACCTGGGTAGAATCCAGCCCACGAGAGGCCCCTTAGGTAGAGGGCAAGGGTCACACTTGGGGACAATCCAAGGGAGAGGTGAGCTGCCACGAGGGACCCTGAGGGGCCAGGCTGGCAGGCGCGACCCCATCCAGGCATGCTTGAACCTTCAGTAGCCCAAAAAGGGAAGTCCTGACTTTATGCCCACAACTCCCCCTTTCCCATGTCCCACCCTCCTTCCCGGGTAGAGTCCCTTTCAGAAACCAACAGGGGACTTGTGGAAACATCATGGAAATCCCTGGTCCTGTCTGCGGTGGGGACAAAGATGAAAGAGAAGGTCTCGGAGGGCAGAGAACAGTGTTTGCAAGGAGTgagagaggtgggaggggaaCCCAGGCTTCAGGAAAGCATCTGACATATGTGGGGTGGGACCGAAGGGTCTCAAGGCCTGGCTGCCTGCGGGAGTCCCTGAAGGAGCATCAGGAGTGTGGCTGCTTCCAGAGCCTTTCCTGGGCTTCTTAGACACGTGCCTAgagctctcccttctccctcttaGTGGGTGAGGGGAGGCTGTCTCAGTGGCTGAACCCGGGCGGGGCCTTCAGGGATGGTCTCTGCTCTGCCCACCTCCATCTGGGGACCCACAGAGCAGGATCTATGCTATCAACTCACTTCCTTGCAGGCCCTCCGGGTCTCAGGGTCCAAAGACAAATTAGTCCATCGGGAGGAACTCAAGTGCTCTGACAAGGACTGGGAGGCTGCATTCCGGACTGGAGAGAAGGGCTTCAGGTCAATGAGCAAGGTCAGGGGGACGGGTATTCCTTGCCCCGctcttttctttcacagatgGGAGTAACTCTGTGGGTTGGTGGTGGAACTAGGATCAGAATCCAGCCTTCAGACTCAGCACAGCGTAGGCCAAGGAGGAAAGCCACCCGTTGTCAAAGCCACCAGATAGCCTCACCTCCCCTTCCCGCAATGCCTAACCGAGGGCAGAGCCTCCCTGGGAGCAGTGCCAGGAAACACCACACTAGCCTCATGCAAGAAAAGACACGTCACCAGTGGGGGCGTGGGCTCTGTACAGAGGGGCGGGGAGAGATAGCACCGCAGGTGGCCGGGGTGACTGGCAACCGCAGCAGGACCAGGAGACACGACAAGGCCTGGGGGAGCGGGCAGAGGGGCCTGGCCTGAGGCTCATGTGTGAGATGGGAGGACTGGTACTCACAAGGCTGCGGGGGTCAGAGGGGGCTGGGCATTTAATAAATAGTCGTTCATTGGGGCTGGGATGACGTCAAAGGGAACCTCTAACCAGCCAGCAGCAGAGGAGAGTTTTGGGGCTGGGGTGAGCTGGGAGGCCACCCCGTCTGTCCCTGGCAGGTGGAGAGTGGTCAAGGCTGGCCTCCTGGGGTGTGCCTGGGAGCTTGGAGCCTGTGCACCTGGAGGGTCCCACCTCCCTGCTCCAAGCATCCCAGCTCAGGCCAGGCCCTTAGGTGGGGGTGGGTTTGAGGATGAGGGACCCCAGGCAGCTGTCTGAATCAAACAACTAGGCCCAGGCCGGGGGAGTTCACACAGGCACCAGGACATACGAGTTACTGCCACAGCTCCGGGGGACGTAGCGAAGGCCTTCCACCATCTCCCCTGCCATCTTCCGAGGGCAGCCCTGGAGGTTCTGGTAGGCGAACATGGCCACCCCCAGGCAGAagaggaggccaaggaaggccaGCAGCCCCACCGCCTGCCTCCTGGTGGCTTCCTGGGTGTCAGGGGTAGGAGTGATAAGAACGCTCAGCCTCTGGGAATTCATGGTGGGATGGATGGGTTCCTCAGACTTAGGGGTCCAGCTGCCTGAAGTCACTGGCTCCCTGCTGGGCGTCCCTTCCGAGGAGACAGGGACCACAGAGATGTGGGCCATGCTGCCAGGCCCCCAGTACCGGAGGGCATCCCTGTGCGCTGGCACGGAACTCATCTCCGGCTCCAGAGAGGGCTCTGGCCTGGGGCTCTGTCCCTGACTCCACACTGGCTGGCCTTCAGACCCAGTGTTCTCCTCTGGGGCTGGGGAGGACGTAGTGGGGGCCTGGGTAGAGGGGGCCTGGGTGGAGGGGGCCTGGGTGGGGGGGGTTTGGGTGGAGGGGGCCTGGGTGGAGGGAGCCTGGGTGGAGGGGGCTTGGGTGGAGGGAGCCTGGGTGGAGGGGGCTTGGGTGGAGGGGGCCTGGGTAGGGGGGGTTTGGGTGGAGGAGGCCTGGGTGGAGGGGGCCTGGGTGGAGGGGGCCTGGGTGGAGGGGGTCTGGGTGAATGGGGCGTCAGAGGTGGGCCCAGGTTGATGGAGAGCAGAACTCTGCCACGGAGCAGCAGTAGAGACAGGAGGCAGGCCGAAAAGCTCCGTGCCCGCAGGCCCTCCATCCTGAGCCTTTGGTGTCGGGGGAAACCTGGTCCCTGAGGAACCGGCCACTACCGTCGGCAGCTCTGGGGAGGTCCCCAGGGCCCTCTGTTCCTCCTGGGAAGAAGGGGTCAGCTCCAGGCTACTGCTTTCGCCTGTGGCTTCCGGCTTCAGGACCACAGACTCGTCCATTACCCCAGCGGCAGGGGCGGTCCAGGGCATCGTCCCGCCGATCAGCTTCTCGAAGGTGCCGTGGTTTTGAGTCCGAGCAGCAGCCTGGCGGTCTAGATGCTGCTTGGCTTCCTGGACCCATTTCTCCTTCGGGTCAGCACAGAACAGCTTGTTCTTTCTCGTCTCCAAGCTACAAGGGAAGACAGGAATCCAGTGATGCCCAGATACCAGAAACCAGGCCAACGTGGCGTGCGGGTACAGCACCAATGCTCTGTGGATGAACAGACCTGGCTGGAAACCCCGCTCTCCCACTTAGCGGCTGTGAGGCAACTGACCACCTGGGGCAGCCCACCCTCCTGAGCTCCCTGGTCGTCACCTGAGAAATGGAGAtaggatggccgggcgcggtggctcaagcctgtaatcccagcactttgggaggccgaggcgggtggatcacaaggtcaagagatcgagaccatcctggtcaacatggtgaaaccccgtctctactaaaaatacaaaaaaaaaaaatagcggggcatggtggtgcgtgcctgtaatcccagctactcaggaggctgaggcaggagaattgcctgaacccaggaggcggaggttgcggtgagccgagatcgcgccattgcactccagcctgggtaacaagagcgaaactccgcctcaaaaaaaaaaaaaaaaaaaaaaaaaaaaaaaaaaaaaaagaaatggagatagGAAAGCCTCCCCTCTGTAGGGTGACCAGCCATCCCAGAAAAATTGGGATGGAGGGGGTGCTCAGGATGAGGGAGTTTCCGTTTTAAAACTTGGAAAGTCCCAGGCAAACAGGGATGAGTTGATTACCCTACTTCTGtgttactgtaaaaaaaaaaaaaaaaaaaaaaaggtgaattatGTGAAGCACCTGGCTCGGAGTAGATCAGTAACAGCTGAAAACGATAACAATGTGGCTAATTTTGTTACCATTAAGGCAGGGGGCTCTGGGCTTTGGGTCTCCTGCTGGGGAAGGGACTTCGCAGGTGTTCTCTGATGCCAGGTGTGTGCAGGTGAGCTCTATATGGGGCCTCCTCGCTCTGGAACAAGTCTTATGAGACTTGGTGAGTCTTGTTGCTCCTCTCCTTCGGTTTCACAGCTACAGGCTGTGCTCCGGACCCTCCTCCTCTCCTGATGTGTGTTCATGGGCAGTAGGGGAAGAGCCAAATATATGGCAGCCTCATTGGGAGCCCGAGTGCCCTCcaaatcttgaacttctgaagCCGTTTATGACTAGGTCGCCACAGCTCAGAGCTGACAGAGGCCCTGGCTCTGTGCCATGGCCTGTGCTTGGCATTTTGCCCACGTTTAAACCTCACACCCATCCTACAAGGTGGGTACCAGgctcattcccattttacagatgaggaaacaggcttggAGAGGTGAATTGAAGGCACCTGGCTCCAGGAAGCCAGACAAGTCCGGGAAGCAGGTCTGCGGGCCCCCTGGGCACAGTGACACCCTCCCCcacttccttcttccccttcatctagaaaacaaaatatatttggggGTGTCTTGGGGAAGTAATCCTTGACCGGGCAGCAAAGAGGTCAGGCAGGAGCAGGCTCAGCACCTTACCCACCTAGAAAATGCGTAATTGAGGAGAGGAAGTGCCAGACTTCCTTTAGCTGAGCCTAGAAAGCAAAAAGCCATTGGCATTTCCTGGTGCCAGGCCCTTAGGTCTGGCTGAGGCTGCTTTAGGGCCCAAAAGTCAGTCCTGGGGAAAGGCTTCAGGGCAGGCTGGTTAGGCAGATCCCAAGAGAACCCCCAGGAGGAGCAAGTGACCAAGATGGCCAGGGTGGTCAACAGCTAGGGAGAGAATGGCTCCATCCCTCCCGAGAGTCTCACAGTCTCACCGTGGCCCCAATTCCTCTTCTGCCAAATGGAGATGGTAATCTCTGCAGCTCCTACTGTCAGCACCCTGCCAagcacttaattttttctttctttcttgttttctttttggagatggagtcttgctctgttgcccaggctggagtgcagtggtgcgatctcggctcacggcaacctccaacttctgggttcaagcgattctcctgcctcagtctcctgggcagccgggattacaggtgcccaccaccatgcctggctagtttttgtatttttagtggagatggggtttcactatgttggccagcctggtcttgaactcctgacctcaagtgatttggaAGGCtcgctcgcctcagccttccaaagtgctgggattacaggtgtgagccaccgcacccctgCCAAGCACTCCAGTTACATCATGTCCTAGCgacccattttatagacaaggaaatcaacgtgcaaaaagtGAGCAATGAAAGCAGGGCCGCCCAGCCAGTAAGTGGGAAGGCAGGGTTTGCGCCAGGTCTGCTGGAGTCTGGAACCTGCATTTTAGGATCCTCATGCTTAACGcctcccacaccccacccccacccatgaAATCTCGTGGGTTCAAGTGCCAGGTAACAtgtgcttcagcccaggaggaaTGACCACCCTTGATGGCTGCTCCAGACCACAGCCAGGGTGGGCTATTCAGGAAGCTACTCTCCACCTTAGCCATGTGGCACAGAAATTAAGGTCAGGGAGGTGGCCTGCAGGCCAGAGGCAAGAGAGGCAAGTGCTGAGGACTTCACCTGGGAGCCCAGGTCCGGGAGGGGAGGTACAGACACAGGTTCTCAGAGGCCTGGGAATATTCTAAGGGCCCGAAGGGGATTTCCGAGGCCTCCAGGGTGGTACCTACATGATGGCAGGTTTGCCACACGATGCCTGGTTGTGTTGATAGCGGATGAGCAAAGTCACAGGTATCCTTACTGACGTCATCTTGCTGCACGTGATGTTGCATTTCCTCACACCGTGGTGCTGTCCTGAGTCCACAGAAGTCCCTTGTCAGCAGGGATGTCTGTGGGCATCTGGCTTCCCAACCCCGTGCCAGCTTGTCCTGGCCATCCCACCCAAGCCAAAGCTGATTCCCTGCGCACCCTGGACTTCAAGACCTttgactcagcctccctctcCCGCCAaacttctctatgcctcagtttccccacctgtaaagtAAGAACAAAAATACTACCTTGTAGGCTTGCTATAAGATTAAAAACCtgaattcttatttataaaactCTTTTTGCCTGGCACATgttgagtttaatttttaaaattaagtggtCCATTGTGCAGCAGGGGTGATGAGTCTAAGAGTGACAGGGATCTGCAAAGATCACACAGCTACACAACCAGCAAGGGCTGGAACGGGTTCTCCTACCAGGCCTGGCTCCAGTCTCCACTGGGCTTGCGGCCTTGCCTATCCCCTCATCTCTGCCTTATTCCCACTccacccccatttttttttttttttttttttttttttttttttttttttttttttttaggcagagtcttgctctgtcaccaggctggagtgcagtggcacgatctccactcactgcaacctctgccttccgggttcaagcgattctcccgtctcaggctcctgagtagctgggattacaagtgtgcaccacatccggctatttttgtatttttagtagagatggggtttcaccatgttggccaaaaaggtcttgatctcctgatctcatgatccgcccacctcgggctcccaaagtgctgggattacaggcatgagtcaccgtgcctgaccaattttttttaaagaaatagggtcttgcttt
This region includes:
- the CX3CL1 gene encoding fractalkine isoform X1, with product MALISLWWLLRLATLCHLTVLLAGQHHGVRKCNITCSKMTSVRIPVTLLIRYQHNQASCGKPAIILETRKNKLFCADPKEKWVQEAKQHLDRQAAARTQNHGTFEKLIGGTMPWTAPAAGVMDESVVLKPEATGESSSLELTPSSQEEQRALGTSPELPTVVAGSSGTRFPPTPKAQDGGPAGTELFGLPPVSTAAPWQSSALHQPGPTSDAPFTQTPSTQAPSTQAPSTQASSTPQAPSTQAPTTSSPAPEENTGSEGQPVWSQGQSPRPEPSLEPEMSSVPAHRDALRYWGPGSMAHISVVPVSSEGTPSREPVTSGSWTPKSEEPIHPTMNSQRLSVLITPTPDTQEATRRQAVGLLAFLGLLFCLGVAMFAYQNLQGCPRKMAGEMVEGLRYVPRSCGSNSYVLVPV
- the CX3CL1 gene encoding fractalkine isoform X2, which translates into the protein MALISLWWLLRLATLCHLTVLLAGQHHGVRKCNITCSKMTSVRIPVTLLIRYQHNQASCGKPAIILETRKNKLFCADPKEKWVQEAKQHLDRQAAARTQNHGTFEKLIGGTMPWTAPAAGVMDESVVLKPEATGESSSLELTPSSQEEQRALGTSPELPTVVAGSSGTRFPPTPKAQDGGPAGTELFGLPPVSTAAPWQSSALHQPGPTSDAPSTQTPPTQAPSTQAPSTQAPTTSSPAPEENTGSEGQPVWSQGQSPRPEPSLEPEMSSVPAHRDALRYWGPGSMAHISVVPVSSEGTPSREPVTSGSWTPKSEEPIHPTMNSQRLSVLITPTPDTQEATRRQAVGLLAFLGLLFCLGVAMFAYQNLQGCPRKMAGEMVEGLRYVPRSCGSNSYVLVPV